Proteins encoded within one genomic window of Acidobacteriota bacterium:
- a CDS encoding ketopantoate reductase family protein — protein sequence MRYIIFGAGAVGSVYGGLLSHLGRNVILVGRSEHVAHIQRHGLVVEQLRETIQVPIVATDTLSSITLDPHDILFVCVKSPHTAESLIQLKAHFPSDIPVVSFQNGVENEPQLSPHFTHVYGALVNVNANFISPGVVRRTILDQIYFGKYPTGTDALTATLAADAAAIGFRTGEHPKIINLKWGKLLANLNNATLSLQNLWLQKALSIPENVALMERVVREGMRVLDAAGIDYTDELGFFDIRVQVESMVRNHGSTATVLDDTPEHERSYPSTWQDLRLGRPVTEVEWLNGEIVRLGNQFGVPTPCNSVLREGVLASVREHSGPGKYTLPQLLQAINQMEQ from the coding sequence ATGCGGTACATCATTTTTGGGGCCGGAGCAGTTGGAAGTGTTTACGGAGGGTTACTTTCCCATCTTGGACGCAATGTCATCCTGGTTGGCCGATCAGAACATGTTGCCCACATCCAGAGGCACGGCCTGGTGGTGGAACAGCTCCGTGAAACAATCCAGGTTCCAATTGTTGCGACTGACACCCTCAGTTCAATCACCCTAGATCCGCACGACATTCTGTTTGTGTGTGTCAAATCTCCGCACACAGCCGAAAGCCTGATTCAACTCAAAGCTCATTTCCCTTCGGACATCCCGGTCGTCAGTTTTCAAAACGGAGTGGAGAACGAGCCCCAACTCAGCCCCCACTTCACGCACGTCTATGGCGCCCTGGTCAACGTCAACGCCAACTTCATCAGCCCAGGCGTGGTTCGGCGCACCATCCTTGATCAAATCTACTTCGGCAAATATCCAACCGGCACCGATGCCTTGACGGCAACACTGGCGGCAGATGCCGCCGCGATTGGGTTTCGCACCGGTGAGCACCCCAAAATCATCAACTTGAAATGGGGGAAATTACTCGCCAATCTGAATAATGCCACCCTTTCACTCCAAAACCTGTGGCTTCAGAAGGCTTTGAGTATTCCGGAAAATGTGGCTTTGATGGAACGCGTGGTGAGAGAAGGCATGCGCGTCCTCGACGCGGCGGGAATTGATTACACTGACGAACTCGGCTTTTTCGATATTCGCGTTCAGGTGGAATCAATGGTGCGCAACCACGGCTCAACCGCCACGGTTTTGGATGACACCCCAGAGCACGAACGATCTTATCCTTCGACCTGGCAGGATTTGCGTCTTGGTCGCCCAGTGACTGAAGTCGAGTGGCTCAACGGCGAAATTGTGCGCTTAGGCAATCAATTTGGCGTGCCAACCCCCTGCAATTCGGTTTTGCGCGAGGGTGTGCTGGCTTCAGTTCGTGAGCACAGCGGTCCTGGGAAATACACCCTCCCCCAACTTCTACAAGCCATCAACCAAATGGAGCAATGA
- a CDS encoding Hpt domain-containing protein — translation MTDQNDSIDFKVLTTLKINLQDGDDDSFFREMVSLYLEDTPLHLVAIRENIAVANGERVKSAAHTLKGSSSNFGACRMIQLCATLEHKGLERDFVTAAALLDELEAEFARVSQILSTV, via the coding sequence ATGACTGATCAGAATGATTCCATTGACTTTAAAGTTCTCACAACACTGAAAATCAATCTTCAGGATGGGGATGATGATAGTTTTTTTCGCGAAATGGTGTCGCTCTACCTTGAAGATACACCGCTGCATCTGGTGGCCATTCGGGAAAATATTGCCGTTGCCAATGGCGAGCGCGTGAAGAGTGCGGCCCATACACTAAAAGGCAGCAGCAGTAACTTTGGCGCTTGCCGGATGATCCAGTTGTGTGCCACGCTTGAGCACAAAGGACTTGAACGGGACTTTGTCACAGCGGCTGCACTGCTCGATGAGCTGGAAGCTGAGTTTGCCCGAGTGAGCCAAATTTTATCAACCGTCTAA
- a CDS encoding GntR family transcriptional regulator — translation MQLWLSKNSEVPIREQITTQIMMAIVSNDLKPGQKLPSTRELARRFRIHANTVSAAYRDLARRKWVEFRKGSGVYVRELAGETEFNKRLQLDQIISTFIKIARQQGFSLAEIKASVQEWMAIQPPDHFLLIERDPEFRRILVAEITEFTGFPAIGAGLEACSDPKMLENSAPIAMYGLAEHVRADLPPDYNCMFLRARSVHQTLPVKDIRAADSVVTVVSHWPEFLRWAHTTLVAAGVDSLALNFRDAREPEWNRGLRACGFLLTDVLTAKLIPADCKAWVFHVLSDTSLAELRTFVEQFLPQKTEG, via the coding sequence ATGCAACTCTGGTTATCGAAAAATAGCGAAGTTCCGATCCGCGAACAAATTACCACGCAGATCATGATGGCAATTGTCAGCAATGACCTTAAACCGGGTCAAAAACTCCCGAGTACCCGCGAACTGGCGCGACGGTTTCGAATCCACGCCAACACGGTCAGTGCCGCCTATCGCGACCTGGCCCGGCGAAAATGGGTTGAGTTCCGCAAAGGCAGCGGAGTCTATGTCCGAGAGCTGGCTGGCGAAACTGAGTTTAATAAACGGCTTCAGCTCGACCAGATTATTTCAACCTTTATTAAAATTGCCCGCCAGCAAGGGTTTTCACTGGCTGAAATTAAAGCTTCGGTCCAGGAATGGATGGCGATTCAGCCGCCGGATCATTTTCTGCTGATTGAACGCGACCCGGAATTTCGTCGCATCCTGGTGGCTGAAATCACTGAATTCACAGGGTTTCCGGCGATTGGCGCTGGACTTGAAGCCTGTTCGGATCCAAAAATGTTGGAAAATTCGGCGCCGATTGCCATGTATGGTCTGGCCGAGCATGTCCGGGCTGACCTGCCACCTGATTATAACTGCATGTTTTTGCGAGCAAGGTCAGTTCATCAAACACTCCCGGTCAAGGATATTCGGGCGGCGGATTCGGTGGTTACGGTGGTCTCACATTGGCCGGAATTCTTGCGCTGGGCCCATACCACACTCGTGGCAGCGGGGGTTGACTCACTGGCACTGAACTTCCGCGATGCCCGCGAACCGGAATGGAATCGCGGGTTACGCGCCTGCGGCTTTCTGCTCACCGATGTGTTGACCGCCAAACTGATTCCCGCCGACTGTAAAGCCTGGGTTTTCCATGTGTTGTCTGATACTTCGCTGGCCGAATTGCGGACCTTTGTCGAACAGTTTTTACCTCAAAAGACTGAGGGCTGA
- a CDS encoding ATP-dependent RecD-like DNA helicase: MDSTQPRILVGVVERVTYHNADSGYTVARLRVAGEKDQVTITGNFPAITPGETLRLTGVWISHKQYGPQFKTSSYEVCKPATIAGIEKYLGSGLIKGIGPVTAKRIVAHFEDKTLDIIENEIERLLEVDSIGKKRVQMITRAWAEQKAVKEVMLFLQSHGVTTHFAVKIFKEYGPRAIQTVSENPFQLARDIYGIGFKTADQIAANLGIAPDSVERIRAGITHILSDATENGHCFLPESKLIAETEALLTTNVPELIRRTAMQMAHEKEVQLEVRPAPDDDDPERLFYLPSLWYAEQNVSRLLRGLLARPLNYDELKVFSWLERYTRKEKLELSDEQKLAILTATQHRVMILTGGPGCGKTTTLRVMVKLLTAMGKRVQLASPTGRASQRLSEVTGVEARTLHRLLAFDPKERAFTRNAEFPLDADVVIVDEASMLDIVLASHLLKAVPSTGQLVLVGDVDQLPSVGPGRMLADVIDSKVIPVIRLTQVFRQAQGSLIITNAHRIRDGHFPRLIAPGGAEVTDCYYLEAEEPEDIHKLLINAVTRSLPKRFGYDPLADIQVLTPMNRGSVGAAELNLILQQHLNPFASNKEQIEKMGRVFREGDKVIQKVNNYQLEVFNGDVGLIRNIDTENHTVWIEFSEREVEYDWADLNELGHGFAMSVHKSQGSEYSAVVMILHAQAWPVLSRNLVYTGLTRAKKTAVLIGNKRAIGAAMRKMEASTRNTRLAEILPLPIE; encoded by the coding sequence ATGGACTCGACTCAACCCAGAATTTTAGTCGGTGTTGTTGAACGTGTAACCTATCATAATGCAGATAGTGGTTACACGGTTGCTCGTTTACGCGTGGCTGGTGAAAAAGATCAGGTGACAATCACCGGGAATTTCCCGGCGATTACACCCGGAGAAACCCTCCGCTTGACTGGGGTTTGGATCAGCCATAAACAATATGGCCCGCAATTTAAAACCAGTTCCTATGAGGTGTGTAAGCCAGCCACCATTGCCGGGATTGAAAAATATCTTGGGTCTGGATTAATCAAAGGGATTGGACCTGTCACCGCCAAACGAATCGTGGCTCATTTTGAAGACAAAACACTCGACATCATTGAAAATGAAATCGAGCGGCTACTGGAAGTTGACAGCATCGGCAAAAAGCGGGTTCAGATGATTACCCGGGCCTGGGCTGAACAAAAAGCTGTTAAAGAAGTCATGCTTTTTCTCCAATCGCACGGGGTGACGACACACTTTGCGGTCAAGATTTTTAAGGAATACGGCCCTCGCGCCATTCAAACCGTTTCAGAAAACCCCTTTCAACTGGCGCGAGACATTTACGGCATCGGGTTTAAAACGGCTGACCAGATTGCCGCCAATCTGGGAATTGCGCCAGATTCAGTCGAGCGGATTCGAGCCGGAATTACCCACATTCTGTCAGACGCCACCGAGAACGGGCATTGTTTTTTACCTGAATCAAAACTGATTGCCGAAACCGAAGCTCTGCTCACGACCAACGTTCCGGAATTGATCCGGCGCACAGCCATGCAAATGGCCCACGAAAAGGAAGTCCAGCTTGAAGTTCGACCGGCACCAGATGACGACGACCCGGAACGGTTATTCTACCTGCCGTCGCTCTGGTATGCCGAACAAAACGTGTCCCGATTACTGCGCGGGTTGCTGGCCAGACCGCTCAATTATGATGAATTGAAAGTCTTTAGCTGGCTTGAACGCTACACGAGAAAAGAAAAACTCGAACTCTCTGACGAACAAAAACTGGCGATTTTGACTGCCACTCAGCACCGGGTGATGATTCTGACTGGCGGCCCTGGGTGTGGGAAAACCACGACGCTCCGGGTTATGGTGAAACTGTTGACGGCGATGGGGAAGCGGGTCCAGTTGGCCAGTCCCACCGGTCGGGCATCACAACGACTCTCGGAAGTGACTGGCGTCGAAGCCCGCACGCTCCATCGGTTGCTGGCGTTTGACCCCAAAGAACGCGCCTTTACACGCAATGCCGAGTTCCCGCTTGATGCCGATGTGGTGATTGTGGATGAAGCCTCAATGCTCGACATTGTACTGGCTTCGCACCTGCTCAAGGCGGTTCCATCCACCGGGCAACTGGTGCTGGTGGGCGACGTTGATCAGTTGCCGTCGGTTGGTCCAGGCCGAATGCTGGCCGATGTGATTGATTCTAAAGTGATTCCGGTCATCCGACTGACCCAGGTGTTTCGTCAGGCGCAGGGAAGCCTCATCATTACCAATGCTCATCGGATTCGGGACGGACACTTTCCGCGATTGATTGCCCCCGGTGGTGCGGAAGTCACCGATTGTTATTACCTTGAGGCTGAAGAACCCGAAGATATTCACAAGCTGCTCATCAATGCCGTAACTCGAAGCCTTCCCAAACGGTTTGGATATGATCCGCTGGCTGACATCCAGGTGTTGACCCCGATGAACCGTGGTTCGGTAGGCGCCGCCGAACTCAATTTGATCTTGCAGCAACACCTCAATCCGTTTGCTTCAAACAAAGAGCAAATCGAGAAAATGGGCCGTGTCTTTCGCGAAGGCGACAAGGTCATCCAGAAGGTCAACAATTATCAACTCGAAGTCTTTAATGGAGATGTGGGCCTGATTCGCAACATTGACACCGAAAATCACACGGTCTGGATCGAATTTTCCGAGCGCGAAGTCGAGTATGACTGGGCTGACCTGAACGAACTGGGGCACGGTTTTGCCATGTCGGTTCACAAAAGCCAGGGTTCGGAATATTCGGCGGTGGTGATGATCCTGCATGCTCAAGCCTGGCCGGTGCTCAGCCGAAATCTGGTGTACACCGGACTCACCAGGGCGAAAAAAACCGCCGTCCTCATCGGCAACAAACGTGCCATTGGCGCCGCCATGCGCAAAATGGAAGCCAGTACGCGCAACACCCGGCTCGCTGAAATTTTGCCGTTGCCGATTGAATGA
- the dauA gene encoding C4-dicarboxylic acid transporter DauA produces MKDSWLPKRYDIFTSFKVQPAFALREAFRAGYSASDFRADALAGIIVGIVALPLSMALAIASGVAPQHGLYTAIVAGTIIAVLGGSRTQISGPTAAFVVVLAPISAKFGLGGLLLASLMAGVMLTIFGVMRLGKFIEYVPYPVTTGFTSGIAVVIATLQFKDFLGLSVPHMPDEYLERVEILVLALPTTRWEDFVIGILTLTLLLVWPRLTKRIPAPLVALVVAALSAFLLRKYIPGFDVATIGSRFSYEIDGLKQAGIPRLPPLPALPWNFPGADGKPLVVTFHLIHELFPSACAIAMLGAIESLLSAVVADGMAGTQHDPDAELFAQGLGNMLSPFFGGFAATGAIARTATNIRAGGRSPIAAIVHALFVLLAVLMLAPVVAMLPMAALAALLLIVAWNMSEAKHFVHLLKVAPRSDVVVMLVCFLLTVVFDMVVGVSAGMVLASFLFMHWMARISNVQLIEDYHPTLREPLPKGTILYEIAGPLFFGAAQKAMATITEVADGTRTIILNIQSVPVMDATGLVNLQSLLDRLLDEKIYVIITGIQPQPATVLARARVRKKPRQLELCKKLETAVALAKVRADEFAEAERAARSTGFLHSLTPERLTKSLSTDFLKSLRPDRSTGSLSSKTPKEQTGSLPPNPTPSSDESSNPDRQTKLLVSEPPPKTKKSE; encoded by the coding sequence ATGAAAGATTCCTGGCTTCCCAAGCGATACGACATTTTCACGTCGTTCAAAGTTCAACCTGCTTTTGCACTCCGCGAAGCTTTTCGGGCTGGGTATAGCGCCAGTGATTTTCGGGCCGATGCCCTGGCCGGTATCATCGTCGGGATTGTTGCCCTTCCGCTCTCAATGGCGCTTGCGATTGCCAGCGGAGTCGCTCCGCAACATGGTCTCTATACAGCCATCGTCGCCGGTACGATCATTGCTGTCCTGGGTGGGTCACGGACTCAGATTTCGGGCCCAACGGCAGCATTTGTCGTAGTTTTAGCCCCGATTTCGGCCAAGTTTGGCCTTGGAGGACTGCTCCTGGCTTCGCTGATGGCGGGCGTGATGTTAACCATCTTTGGGGTGATGCGCCTCGGAAAATTTATCGAATATGTGCCCTATCCGGTCACAACCGGGTTTACCTCGGGGATTGCGGTTGTCATTGCCACCTTGCAATTCAAGGATTTTCTTGGGCTTTCCGTCCCGCACATGCCGGATGAGTACCTGGAGCGGGTTGAAATTCTGGTGCTGGCCCTCCCGACAACTCGCTGGGAAGATTTCGTCATTGGAATCTTGACACTAACCCTCTTGCTGGTCTGGCCTCGACTCACCAAACGCATCCCGGCGCCGCTTGTGGCTCTGGTGGTCGCGGCTCTCTCCGCATTTCTGTTGCGAAAATATATTCCAGGCTTTGATGTCGCCACGATTGGAAGCCGGTTTTCTTACGAAATTGACGGCCTGAAGCAGGCTGGAATCCCACGCCTGCCGCCACTTCCAGCCTTACCCTGGAATTTCCCCGGTGCGGATGGAAAGCCGCTGGTGGTTACGTTTCACCTGATTCATGAACTTTTCCCATCCGCCTGTGCGATTGCCATGCTTGGGGCGATTGAGTCGCTGCTCTCAGCCGTGGTGGCCGATGGTATGGCCGGAACGCAGCACGACCCGGATGCTGAACTTTTTGCCCAGGGGCTGGGGAATATGCTGTCTCCGTTTTTTGGCGGATTTGCCGCCACCGGTGCCATTGCCCGAACCGCCACCAATATCCGCGCCGGAGGCCGGTCCCCCATCGCCGCCATTGTTCATGCCCTGTTTGTGCTCCTGGCAGTACTGATGCTGGCCCCGGTGGTGGCAATGCTCCCAATGGCGGCTCTCGCGGCTCTGTTGCTCATCGTGGCCTGGAATATGAGCGAGGCCAAACACTTTGTCCACCTGCTGAAGGTGGCACCACGAAGTGACGTGGTGGTCATGCTGGTGTGTTTTTTGCTAACAGTGGTATTTGATATGGTGGTTGGGGTTTCAGCCGGTATGGTGCTGGCGTCGTTCCTGTTTATGCACTGGATGGCCCGTATTTCAAATGTCCAACTCATCGAGGATTATCACCCTACCCTGCGTGAACCGCTTCCCAAAGGCACGATTTTGTATGAAATCGCCGGCCCGCTCTTTTTTGGCGCCGCGCAAAAAGCGATGGCGACCATTACCGAAGTGGCCGACGGAACTCGCACTATTATTTTGAATATTCAATCAGTTCCGGTTATGGATGCGACTGGATTGGTCAACCTGCAATCGCTGCTGGATCGGCTGCTTGATGAAAAAATATATGTCATCATTACTGGCATCCAGCCTCAGCCAGCCACGGTACTGGCACGTGCCAGGGTCCGCAAAAAGCCGCGCCAGCTCGAATTATGCAAGAAACTTGAAACAGCGGTGGCCCTCGCCAAAGTGCGCGCCGATGAATTCGCCGAAGCCGAACGTGCCGCCAGATCAACCGGATTTTTGCACAGCCTGACCCCAGAGCGATTAACCAAAAGCCTCAGTACCGATTTTCTGAAAAGTTTGCGACCAGACCGATCAACTGGAAGTCTTTCATCAAAAACACCAAAAGAACAAACCGGGTCGCTTCCCCCAAATCCGACTCCGAGTTCAGATGAAAGTTCAAATCCTGATCGTCAAACCAAACTGCTGGTGTCGGAACCGCCTCCCAAAACCAAAAAAAGTGAGTAA
- a CDS encoding PAS domain-containing protein, which translates to MTSSPSAFDSELERLRQENARLQVIEQTLVVLQEQENLFLALANTSPVMVWMSGVDGKCFFFNDRWLIFRGRTLNQESGDGWIEGVHPDDAQYCFDTYLQAFRQQKEFEMEYRLQRADGEYRWVLDIGRPHYVAGSFAGYVGSCIDITERKQTERWEAAQKKVLELITQNADLNQVFHLLIQTLEDLIPGMIGSILLLDHDGKRLVQGAAPHLPDEYNQQIQGIEIGPQAGSCGTAVYRRELVIVEDTFTDPLWTDYVSLTKKFNLRACWSQPIISATGRVLGTFAMYYHTPRQPTAEEQNLIIGAGRLAGIAIERHQAEKAIHLSEERFELAVHGANLGLWDWNCETKEIFVNDRWAEMLGYQRHELDLHQDTWERLVHPDDFPQAQALLNEHLAGKTPFYQTEYRLRTKSGDWCWVLDSGKVVERDPNGNPRRVSGTHLDITKRKQFEEQLIQSHSMTSIGRLAGGIAHNFNNLLTVVTGYTDLLAKRLPQDSAFQRYLSNIQEAATRGASLTHQLLAFARKQPIRPQEALINEVIGDTEMLFSDLLEKNIELQIKLDPAAGKVKLDPVQFEQVIFNLVINARDAMPEGGKLSISTRNVVFEAEPAEQHPEIRPGHYVQVQISDTGIGMTEEVRRNIFEPFFTTKEVGKGTGLGLASCYGIVKQHQGHILVNSKPEKGTTFTILFPLIEPSVEMNRLILQEERSSPASTVMVVEDDPLVRVMAAEVLKDQGFTVLEGIHGLDALQAAESFDQPIQLLITDVVMPHMGGPELAQALTKTNPNLKVIYLSGYSLDALEGHNIAIPPTSYLMKPFTPDSLLEKVHQCLNTKTTKNTKKKSKDFNGV; encoded by the coding sequence ATGACGTCTTCCCCTTCTGCCTTTGACTCCGAACTTGAACGTTTGCGTCAGGAGAATGCCCGACTGCAAGTAATTGAACAAACGCTGGTGGTCTTACAGGAACAGGAAAATCTGTTTTTGGCCCTGGCCAATACTTCGCCGGTGATGGTTTGGATGTCTGGCGTTGATGGTAAATGCTTCTTTTTTAATGATCGCTGGCTCATCTTCCGAGGCCGGACCCTGAACCAGGAAAGCGGCGATGGCTGGATCGAAGGCGTTCATCCAGACGATGCCCAGTACTGCTTTGATACCTATCTTCAAGCATTTCGCCAGCAAAAAGAGTTTGAAATGGAATACCGCCTTCAACGGGCAGATGGCGAATACCGCTGGGTTTTGGATATTGGACGCCCCCACTATGTCGCCGGAAGTTTTGCCGGCTATGTTGGAAGCTGCATTGATATTACCGAACGCAAACAAACCGAACGCTGGGAAGCGGCGCAAAAGAAAGTTTTAGAACTCATTACCCAAAATGCTGACCTGAATCAGGTTTTTCACCTGTTGATTCAAACCCTCGAAGACCTCATTCCAGGCATGATTGGCTCGATCCTGCTCCTCGATCATGACGGAAAACGACTGGTACAGGGTGCGGCGCCGCACCTGCCTGACGAATACAACCAGCAAATTCAAGGCATTGAAATCGGCCCCCAGGCTGGGTCGTGTGGAACCGCCGTGTATCGCCGAGAGCTGGTCATTGTCGAAGACACCTTCACTGATCCCCTGTGGACCGACTATGTTTCACTCACCAAGAAATTCAACCTGCGGGCCTGCTGGTCACAGCCAATTATTTCCGCGACTGGTCGGGTACTGGGCACATTTGCCATGTATTACCACACACCGCGCCAGCCAACCGCCGAAGAACAAAATCTGATTATTGGCGCTGGCCGACTGGCCGGGATTGCCATCGAACGCCACCAGGCGGAAAAAGCCATCCACCTGAGCGAAGAACGATTTGAACTCGCCGTTCATGGAGCCAACCTTGGGCTGTGGGACTGGAATTGCGAAACCAAGGAAATCTTCGTCAATGACCGATGGGCCGAAATGCTTGGATACCAGCGCCATGAACTAGACCTGCATCAGGATACCTGGGAGCGTCTGGTTCACCCCGATGACTTTCCTCAGGCTCAAGCACTCCTGAATGAGCATCTTGCCGGAAAAACCCCTTTTTACCAGACTGAATACCGCCTCCGAACCAAATCTGGGGACTGGTGCTGGGTTCTTGACAGCGGGAAAGTGGTGGAACGTGACCCAAATGGAAACCCTCGCCGGGTCTCTGGCACACACCTCGATATTACCAAACGAAAACAGTTTGAAGAGCAACTGATTCAATCCCACAGCATGACCAGCATTGGACGGCTGGCTGGCGGAATCGCACATAACTTTAACAACCTGCTCACCGTCGTCACCGGGTACACCGATTTGCTCGCCAAACGACTTCCGCAGGATTCAGCATTCCAACGCTATTTGTCCAACATCCAGGAAGCAGCAACCCGAGGGGCTTCACTGACGCATCAATTGCTGGCCTTTGCCCGCAAACAGCCCATCAGACCTCAGGAAGCCCTGATCAATGAGGTTATCGGCGATACCGAAATGCTGTTTTCAGATCTGTTGGAAAAGAATATTGAACTCCAGATCAAGCTGGACCCCGCTGCTGGTAAAGTCAAACTTGACCCGGTTCAATTTGAACAGGTGATCTTCAATCTCGTGATCAATGCTCGTGATGCCATGCCCGAAGGCGGAAAACTCTCGATTTCAACCCGCAATGTGGTGTTTGAGGCAGAACCAGCGGAGCAGCATCCGGAAATCCGCCCAGGCCACTATGTTCAAGTTCAAATCAGCGACACCGGCATTGGAATGACCGAAGAGGTTCGCCGAAACATCTTCGAACCTTTTTTTACCACCAAGGAAGTTGGCAAAGGGACTGGTCTTGGTCTGGCAAGTTGTTATGGGATTGTCAAACAGCACCAGGGTCACATTCTGGTAAATAGCAAACCAGAGAAAGGAACTACCTTTACCATTCTGTTTCCATTAATTGAACCCTCAGTTGAAATGAACCGGCTGATACTTCAGGAGGAGAGAAGCTCGCCGGCTTCAACCGTGATGGTAGTTGAAGATGACCCGCTGGTGCGGGTCATGGCAGCAGAGGTGTTGAAGGATCAGGGATTTACAGTGCTTGAAGGAATTCATGGCCTTGATGCATTACAAGCCGCTGAATCATTTGATCAACCGATTCAGCTACTTATTACGGATGTCGTCATGCCACATATGGGCGGTCCCGAATTAGCACAGGCGTTAACCAAAACCAATCCGAATCTCAAAGTGATTTATCTTTCCGGTTATTCACTTGATGCGCTGGAAGGCCACAACATCGCCATCCCTCCGACCAGCTACCTGATGAAACCCTTTACCCCAGATAGTCTCTTGGAAAAAGTTCATCAGTGTCTGAATACGAAAACCACGAAAAACACGAAAAAGAAATCCAAAGACTTCAATGGGGTCTGA
- the xseB gene encoding exodeoxyribonuclease VII small subunit, translated as MNQTPKTQNQPLEFEHSLAELEQVVRQLEAGDLPLDEALTLFERGVGLARLCRQRLDGAERRIEILLKGTGAEPTPVPFETMAEDAGSESDNQ; from the coding sequence ATGAACCAAACACCAAAAACGCAAAACCAACCACTTGAATTTGAACATTCACTCGCTGAACTGGAACAAGTTGTCCGCCAATTGGAAGCCGGTGATTTACCCCTCGACGAAGCGCTCACCCTGTTTGAACGCGGGGTTGGATTGGCGCGACTGTGTCGGCAACGACTGGACGGGGCAGAGCGCCGGATTGAGATTTTGCTCAAAGGGACTGGGGCGGAGCCGACACCCGTGCCGTTTGAAACCATGGCGGAAGACGCTGGTTCTGAATCCGACAACCAATAG
- a CDS encoding FHA domain-containing protein: MDVLEVTITHITGRHAGQRQAYTAFPVTIGRAPVNTVQLAPHDTRASARHAELIFDGKNLYLKDLNSTNGTFLKNHRVTYTKLVGGDVVEFGVGGPQLRFDFVLPGPEMSAPPVMETVPAVPPAVGGGLSLPAAPPVNAPVRSAQAAPQSPGSLPPVQNPPANLGLEWEGNAPSQTTHMGNREFPLQTGIQYYFYVPGTLLTLFGIIAVLGNTFYWFAITMLAVIPLTLLGLFLLLTGWSYSRVNITITFEGIEYQGVWQQYFIPWAEVVALHAERSQTRSMSHLKYTVRGQYTTISFTTSSFTGGLELAQLITRRTGLKWE; encoded by the coding sequence GTGGACGTGCTCGAAGTCACCATCACTCACATTACAGGCCGGCATGCTGGCCAGCGTCAGGCGTACACTGCTTTTCCGGTCACGATTGGCCGGGCGCCAGTCAATACGGTTCAACTGGCGCCGCACGATACCCGTGCTTCAGCCCGGCACGCCGAATTGATTTTTGACGGGAAGAACCTCTACCTCAAAGATCTGAACAGCACCAATGGCACCTTCCTCAAAAATCACCGGGTGACCTATACCAAACTGGTCGGCGGCGATGTGGTTGAGTTCGGCGTCGGTGGGCCACAATTGCGCTTTGATTTTGTACTCCCCGGACCAGAGATGTCAGCACCACCGGTGATGGAAACCGTGCCCGCCGTACCGCCTGCTGTTGGCGGCGGCCTGTCACTGCCGGCGGCACCTCCGGTCAATGCCCCAGTCCGTAGTGCCCAGGCCGCCCCCCAGTCACCTGGTTCACTGCCTCCAGTTCAAAATCCACCAGCCAATCTTGGCCTTGAGTGGGAAGGGAATGCCCCATCACAAACGACCCACATGGGGAATCGTGAATTCCCACTTCAGACCGGGATCCAATATTATTTTTATGTTCCGGGTACGTTGCTGACCTTGTTTGGAATCATTGCCGTTCTGGGAAATACCTTCTACTGGTTTGCGATTACGATGCTGGCGGTTATTCCTTTGACGTTGCTGGGATTGTTTTTACTCCTGACTGGCTGGAGTTACTCGCGGGTGAACATCACGATCACGTTTGAAGGCATCGAATATCAGGGCGTCTGGCAGCAGTATTTTATTCCCTGGGCTGAAGTTGTCGCACTCCACGCTGAACGGAGCCAGACCCGGTCAATGTCTCATCTGAAGTATACGGTTCGCGGACAATATACCACCATTTCGTTTACAACCTCATCGTTTACTGGCGGCCTGGAACTGGCTCAATTGATCACCCGCCGAACGGGTCTCAAGTGGGAGTGA